The Streptomyces bacillaris sequence ACGAACGATCCGAGGACCAGCGCCCCGGTGACCACCGCCACGACCGCCCGCACGGCCCGCCCCCGCCGTACGGCACGGGTGGCGGAGAGGGCGGCCACCGCGAGCAGCGGGGCCCAGAACAGATAGAACTGCTCCTCCACGGCGAGCGACCAGAAGTGCAGCAGCGGGCTCTGGTCGTGCCCGGCCGCCAGATAGTCGGTCTGCTGGGAGACGAACCGCCAGTTGGCGACGGAGAGCGCCGCCGCGAGGACGTCGTACTCCAGGTCCGTGCGGCGCAGCGGTACGGTCAGCCAGGCTCCCGCCACCGCGACCGCCGCGAGCACCACGGCGGCCGAGGGCAGCAGTCGCCGGGCCCGGCGGGAGAAGAAGTCACCGAGCCGGATGCGGCCGGTGCTGATGGCCTCCCGGACCAGCAGCCCGGTGATCAGATAGCCGGAGATGACGAAGAAGACGTCCACCCCGATGAACCCGCCCGCCAGGCCCGGGATTTCGGCGTGGAAGGCGAGGACCGCGAGGACGGCGACCGCGCGCAGCCCCTCGATGTCGGGCCGGAACGCCGAGCGGTGCGGGCTCGGCCCGGACTCACCGCCCGTGCGGGCGGCGGGCGGTGCGGGCGGCGGCGGGGCGGCGGGGCGCTTCCGGCGGGGGCCGGGAGCGAGGAGGAAGGGCATGGTGGTGAGGCCTTTCGAGGCGGCTCGGTGCGGCGCGGCTCAGCTCGACCAGGGGAGCATCGGGTTGACCCACCCCGAGGCGAGCAGACCGGTGAGCAGGAGGAGGGCGGAGGCGGCGAGGGTTTCGGGCCAGCGGCGGGGCAGCACGCCGGAGGGGGAGGCGCGGAGCCGGTCGAGCAGGCCGCTCGCCCCCGGTCCGGTTCCCGCCGTCGTGCTCACCACCGCTCCCGCCGAGACCCCTGCCTTCGCCTCCGCGCCCGCTCCCGGTCGCAGCTCGGCCCACAGGTCCCGGATCAGCGGCACATTGATCTGGAGCTGCACCAACAGGTAGAGCAGCAGACCCCAGTTGGGCTCCCAGCCGTTACGGGCCACGGCCAGCGCCAGCCCGGCCGTCGCGGCCCCGTTGGAGAGGGCGAGCCAGACCAGCGAGACGCCCACCACCCGGCGGGCCATCGACCCCGAACTCCCCCTGGAGCGCACCCCCGTGGGCACCCACGCGGCGCTGCGGCCCCGCAGGGTGTGCCAGAACGCGGTGGCGGCGGCCACGCTGGTCAGGACGTTGGCCCGGATCACCTCGACGCGCCAGCGGGTCCGGCTGATCCGGGGCAGCAGCACATGCCAGAGCCAGAGCGGGGCGAGCAGCGGCAGCACGTGCCAGGGTCGGATGTGGTCCGGGTACCAGAACATCATCACCAGCGGCGGCAGCGGCGCGGCGAAGGTGTTCACGGCGGTGGTGAGGTAGCCGACCACACCTTCGTAGAAGCAGAGCCGCATCCGCCAGGGCGCCCGCATCCGCTTCAGGACCGGCGTCCCGAGGAGGTGGAGGTTGCCCATCGCCCACCGGTACTGCTGGTTGACGTAGGAGGTCAGCTCGTCGGGCGAGGTGCCCTTGGCGACCAGGACGGGGACGTACAGGGTGCGGAACCCCTGCTCGTGCAGGGCGAGCCCGGTGTACAGGTCCTCGCTGTGGTCGAGCCGGGCGAAGCCGCCCGCCAGGTCGATCGCGGTGCGCCGGTAGACGGCGTTGGAGCCGCAGCAGATGGCGGCGTCACTGGCGTCCCGGGACGGCTGGATCCACCGGAAGAACCACTCCTGGGCCGAGCCGGCGGCGCGCTGGATCCACCCCATCGTGCCGTCGGTGTCGAAGCACTGGGGGCTCTGCACGATGCCGACGGCGGGGTCCGCGAGATACGGGACGAGGTGGCGCAGGAAGTCCGGGCGGGGCGCGAAGTCCGCGTCCAGGATCGCGATGTACTCCGAACTGCTCAGCGTCAGCGCGTGGTTGAGGTTGCCCGCCTTCTTCAGGTGGCCCCGGTCGGGGCGGACGACGTAGGTGTAGCCGTATCGGGCGGCCAGCTCCGCGACCTCCGGCCGGTCGCCGTCGTCCAGCACCCAGACGGTCAGCGCGCCGGGCCAGTCCACGGCGGCGACCGCGCGGTAGGCGTTGGCGAGGACGGGAAGCGGTTCGCCGCAGGTCGGCAGGTACAGGTCCACGGTGGGGAGTTCGGCGGGCGCCCAGGCGTGGACGAGCACCTCGTGCGAGGCCCGGGTGAGCCGCCGCTGACGCAGGCCGTTGACCGAGGAGAGCGCCAGCGCCACGACGTTGAGGGCGAGAACCGCGAGGAACGCCCAGAGAGCCGGGGTCCGTAACGCGAAGGCGAACATGGTGGCCGCCGTGAAGACGAAGGCCAGCGAGCTGCTCACCAGCACCCAGCGGCGCTGTGGCCCGAAGTACCAGTACAGCTCGTCGTCGGACGGAGGTTGCGGAAGGTGATGCACGGTCATATAGCCCCCCACGGCTGCGTATGTACCCGTTTCAGGTGGCCCACCCTACTGCCAAAGGTATAGACCACTTGCGCGAGACCGAGGCGACGGACGGGAATGAGACAGCGGATTGGCGTATCTCAATTGGTCCAGACCTCTGGGTGTTCCCATTCGAACCGCCCCGCCGTCCGGCGGGGGAAGGGCCAGGTCACGCGCGGGTGAACAGTCCCGGAAGAGTTTCCGGGAGAGCCCCCGGAGGAGTTACGGGCCCCGGTGGGCGGGGTACGGCCGGACCCCGGCGGAGGTGTCCGACGTACGGGACACCGGGCACACCCCGCACCCCGGACGGCACAATGGGCGCATGCCGATACCCAGCCGCGCCGCCCTCGTCGACCACCTCGTCCGTACGCGTATCGCGGGGGACGTGGCCACGCCTCGCGACAACAACCTCTCCCACTACCGCAAGCTCGCCAACGGTGACCGTCACTACTGGCTGGGCCTGGAGCTGGGCGACCGCTGGACCGACGAGCAGGACGTGCTCGCGGTGATGGCCGAGCGGTGCGGGGTGAACGACGACCCCGCGCACCGGGCGGGCCAGGACACCATCGACCCCGAGCTGACGGTCGACGCCCTGGAGCGGATGGCGGCCCGCCTGCGCAAGGCCGCCGACGGCCGGGAGCGGGTCCTCTTCGCCACCGGCCACCCCGGCGGCCTGCTGGACGTGCACCGGCGGACGGCGGACGCGCTGCGCCGCGCGGGCTGCGAGATCGTCCGCATCCCGTCGGGGCTGATCGCGGACGAGGGGCTCGTCGTCCAGTTCGCGGACGTCGCGATGCTGGAGCGCGGGGCCACCCTCTGGCACACCCACTCCCCGGCCCCGATGGCGGCCATCCTGGACGCCATGGCCCACCTGGACCGCCCGCTGCCCGACCTCGTCGTCGCGGACCACGGCTGGGCGGGATGCGCGGGCCAGCGCGGGGTGGACGCGATCGGGTACGCGGACTGCAACGACCCGGCCCTCTTCCTCGGCGAGTCGGAGGGCACCCTCCAGGTCACCGTCCCGCTGGACGACCACGTCACCGACCCGCGCTCCTACGACCCGATGACGGAGTACCTGCTGCACGCGGCGGGGCTGCTGGAGGACGACGACGCGCCGGTCCAGGAGCCCGAACCGGCCGCGTAAGGACCGGGAGGCCGCCTTCAGGGCGCGGGAGGCCGCCGCTGTCCGCGCCCCGGCGTCGGGTCCAGATACACCCGCCGCACCGAGGGGAACCGCTCCCGCAGCTGCGCCTCCGCCTCCTCGCAGGCCCACTCGACCTCCGCCGCCGTGGCCATGTCCCGGAAGTCGACCTTCGCGGCGATCATGATCTCGGCCGGTCCCTGGATGAGCGTGGTCAGCTCCAGTACGTCGACGATGTGGGGGACCGACCGCAGCTCCTCGCGCACCCCCGCCCGCATCGCCGCGGGCAGCGGGCGCCCGATGAGCAGCTGCGCGTTGGACCGGCCGAGCACCCAGGCCACGTACACCAGGAGCAGGCCGATCAGACAGGACGCGATCCCGTCCCAGACCCCGGACCCCGTCAGCTGCCCGCCGAGCAGCCCGCCCGCCGCCAGCAGCAGCCCGATCAGGGCCGCCGAGTCCTCCATGACGACGGCCTTCACCGCGGTGTCGGGGGTGTGGCGCAGGTAGTACGTGTCCGGCACCCGCAGCCGGGCCGCCTCGCGCCGCACCTGTCTGACGCCGGTGCGCAGGGAGAACCCCTCCAGCAGGAAGGCGATGCCGAGGACGACGTACGAGACGAGCGGGTTGCCCAGCTCCTCGCCCGCGACCAGCGTGTGCACCCCGTCGTAGACGGCGAAGACCGCGCCGCCGACGAAGGTGGCGATCGAGGCGAGCATGGCCCAGATGTACCGCTCGGGGCCGTAACCGAGCGGATGGTCCTCGTCGGCCGGCTTCCCGCTCCGCTTGAGCGCGGTGAGGAGCATGACCTCGGTGACGGTGTCCGCGACCGAGTGGGCCGCCTCGGAGAGCATCGCGCTCGATCCGCTGATCAGCCCGGCGACGGCCTTCGCCACGGCGATTCCGAGATTGGCGAGGGCCGCCACGACCACGGTGAAGGTGGACTCCTCGCCGTCTGCCTTCCCGTCCGCCCCGGTCGCCTGCGCATCGCTCATGGTGCGGAGTATGTCCGAAAGGCGACCTCGGGCGGTGCTCATCACGGGAGCGTCAGGCGGCGCTCATCCCCGGGGCACGCGGACGACACCCTCCTGGATGACGGTGATCGCGAGGCGCCCGTCGGCGGTGTAGATCCGGGCCTGGCCCAGCCCCCGCCCGCCGGAGGCCGACGGCGACTCCTGGTCGTACAGCAGCCATTCGTCCGCCCGGAACGGCCGGTGGAACCACATCGCGTGGTCCAGACTCGCCCCGACCACGTCCCCGACCGCCCAGCCGCCCCGCCCGTGGGCCAGGAGCACCGAGTCCAGCAGGGTCATGTCGGAGACGTACGTGGCCATGCAGACGTGCAGCAGCGGGTCGTCCGCCAGCTTGCCGTTGGTCCGGAACCAGACCTGCGAACGCGGCTCGCGCGCCTCGCCCACGGTCCCGAACGGCGGCTCGTCCACGTACCGCAGATCGACGGCGGCCCGCGCCTCGCTCAGCCGGTCCGCCATCCCCGGGTCCGCGAAGAGGTGCGCGTACCGGGGCAGCATCTCGGCGGCCGTGGGCAGGGTCTCCGGATCGGGCGAGGCGGGCATGTCCGCCTGGTGCTCCAGCCCCTCCTCGTGACTCTGGAAGGAGGCCGAGAGGTGGAAGATCGGCTGCCCGTGCTGGACGGCGACGACCCGGCGGGTGGTGAAGGACTTCCCGTCGCGGATGCGGTCCACGGTGTAGACGATGGGCGCGCCCGGATCGCCCGCGCGCAGGAAGTACGCGTGCAGGGAATGGGCACCCCGGTCTGCCGGGACCGTCCGGCCCGCGGCGACCAGCGCCTGGGCCGCGACCTGCCCGCCGAACACCCGGGGCACGACCGCACTGCGGCTCGTGCCCCGGAAGATGTCCCGCTCGATCCGCTCCAGGTCGAGCAGATCGAGCAGGGAATCGAGTGCTGCGCTCATGGAGAGAACGCCGTCCTTGCCGAACCGGTTTCCGGAGCGTTCACAGCCCCATCGACTTGGCGATGATCGACTTCATGACCTCGCTGGTGCCGCCGTAGATGCGGTTGACGCGGTTGTCCGCGTACAGGCGGGCGATCGGGTACTCGTTCATGAAGCCGTAGCCGCCGTGCAGCTGGAGGCAGCGGTCGATCACGCGGTGGGCGACCTCGGTGCAGAACAGCTTGGCGGAGGCGGCCTCGGCCGCCGTCAGCTCACCGGCGTCCAGCGCCTCCAGCGCGCGGTCCGCGACGGCCTGGGCCGCGTCCACCTCGGCCTGGCAGGCGGCCAGCTCGAACTTGGTGTTCTGGAAGGAGGCGACGGTCTTGCCGAAGACCGTGCGGTCCTGCACGTACTCCTTGGCGAACCGGACGGCGGCCGCGGCCTGGGCGTACGCGCCGAAGGCGATGCCCCAGCGCTCGGAGGCCAGGTTGGTGCCGAGGTAGCCGAAGCCCTTGTTCTCCTCGCCCATCAGGTCCTCGACCGGGACCTTGACGTCGACGAACGCCAGCTCGGCGGTGTCGGAGGTGCGCAGGCCCAGCTTGTCGAGCTTGCGGCCGAC is a genomic window containing:
- a CDS encoding glycosyltransferase family 2 protein, with translation MTVHHLPQPPSDDELYWYFGPQRRWVLVSSSLAFVFTAATMFAFALRTPALWAFLAVLALNVVALALSSVNGLRQRRLTRASHEVLVHAWAPAELPTVDLYLPTCGEPLPVLANAYRAVAAVDWPGALTVWVLDDGDRPEVAELAARYGYTYVVRPDRGHLKKAGNLNHALTLSSSEYIAILDADFAPRPDFLRHLVPYLADPAVGIVQSPQCFDTDGTMGWIQRAAGSAQEWFFRWIQPSRDASDAAICCGSNAVYRRTAIDLAGGFARLDHSEDLYTGLALHEQGFRTLYVPVLVAKGTSPDELTSYVNQQYRWAMGNLHLLGTPVLKRMRAPWRMRLCFYEGVVGYLTTAVNTFAAPLPPLVMMFWYPDHIRPWHVLPLLAPLWLWHVLLPRISRTRWRVEVIRANVLTSVAAATAFWHTLRGRSAAWVPTGVRSRGSSGSMARRVVGVSLVWLALSNGAATAGLALAVARNGWEPNWGLLLYLLVQLQINVPLIRDLWAELRPGAGAEAKAGVSAGAVVSTTAGTGPGASGLLDRLRASPSGVLPRRWPETLAASALLLLTGLLASGWVNPMLPWSS
- a CDS encoding cation diffusion facilitator family transporter, which translates into the protein MSDAQATGADGKADGEESTFTVVVAALANLGIAVAKAVAGLISGSSAMLSEAAHSVADTVTEVMLLTALKRSGKPADEDHPLGYGPERYIWAMLASIATFVGGAVFAVYDGVHTLVAGEELGNPLVSYVVLGIAFLLEGFSLRTGVRQVRREAARLRVPDTYYLRHTPDTAVKAVVMEDSAALIGLLLAAGGLLGGQLTGSGVWDGIASCLIGLLLVYVAWVLGRSNAQLLIGRPLPAAMRAGVREELRSVPHIVDVLELTTLIQGPAEIMIAAKVDFRDMATAAEVEWACEEAEAQLRERFPSVRRVYLDPTPGRGQRRPPAP
- a CDS encoding phosphatase gives rise to the protein MPIPSRAALVDHLVRTRIAGDVATPRDNNLSHYRKLANGDRHYWLGLELGDRWTDEQDVLAVMAERCGVNDDPAHRAGQDTIDPELTVDALERMAARLRKAADGRERVLFATGHPGGLLDVHRRTADALRRAGCEIVRIPSGLIADEGLVVQFADVAMLERGATLWHTHSPAPMAAILDAMAHLDRPLPDLVVADHGWAGCAGQRGVDAIGYADCNDPALFLGESEGTLQVTVPLDDHVTDPRSYDPMTEYLLHAAGLLEDDDAPVQEPEPAA
- a CDS encoding acyl-CoA thioesterase, which produces MSAALDSLLDLLDLERIERDIFRGTSRSAVVPRVFGGQVAAQALVAAGRTVPADRGAHSLHAYFLRAGDPGAPIVYTVDRIRDGKSFTTRRVVAVQHGQPIFHLSASFQSHEEGLEHQADMPASPDPETLPTAAEMLPRYAHLFADPGMADRLSEARAAVDLRYVDEPPFGTVGEAREPRSQVWFRTNGKLADDPLLHVCMATYVSDMTLLDSVLLAHGRGGWAVGDVVGASLDHAMWFHRPFRADEWLLYDQESPSASGGRGLGQARIYTADGRLAITVIQEGVVRVPRG